GTGCTGGTCGACCCCCGGATCGACTTCGAAAAGCGGGAGGGCTGAGATGAGCGTTCATACCACGCCCCCTACCCCCGAGGACCGTCCCGTCGCGGCAGAGCCCGTACCCGGCACCACCGTGGCGCCCAAGCCGCCGCGCGGGCGCTTTGGCCTGTCGCCGCTGAACCAGCGGCGCTGGCGGAACTTCAAGAAGAACCGCCGCGCGCTGTGGTCGCTGTGGATCTTCTCGTTCCTCTTCGGGCTGTCGCTCTTCGCCGAGTTCATTGCCAACGACAAACCCATCGTCGTCAGCTATCGCGGCGAAACCTACATGCCGATCTTCAACTTCTACCCCGAAACGACTTTCGGCGGCGACTTCCGCACCGAGGCGCAGTACCGCGACCCAGAGGTGCAGTGCCTGATCGTCACCGGCGGGATCGAGGACTGTTTCGACGATCCCGAGGGGCTGATCGTGCAGGCCGATCAGGGCACCGTCGTCAGCGACGATTTCCAGAAGGGCTGGATGATCTGGCCGCTGATCCCCTACAGCTACAAGACCCCTGTCGAACGCCCCGGCGCGGCGCCGCTGCCGCCCAACGTGGTGTCCTTCGGCGCGCATGAGGGTGGGTTTCACTATGGGCTCTATCCCGCCGCGCAGCGCGGCGACAACCTGCTGGGCACCGACGACACCAAGCGCGACGTGATGGCGCGGATCATCTACGGTTTCCGCCTGTCGATCCTCTACACGCTGATCGTGACGACGGCGGCTTCGCTGCTGGGCATAATCGCGGGCGCGCTGCAGGGCTATTTCGGCGGCTGGCTCGACCTGATCTTCCAGCGCTTCATCGAAATCTGGAGCGCGACGCCGGGCCTTTACATCATCATCATCATGTTCGCGATCTTCGGGCGTAGTTTCTGGCTGCTGGTCATATTGGCGGTGGTCTTTGGCTGGACCGGCCTGGTCGGCGTGGTGCGGGCCGAATTCCTCCGCGCACGCAACCTCGAATACGTCCGTGCCGCCAAGGCGCTTGGCGTGTCGAACTGGACGATCATGTTCCGCCACATGCTGCCCAACGCCATGGTGGCGACGCTGACCTTCCTGCCCTTCATCATCACCGGCACCATCGGCGGGCTGGCGACGCTGGACTACCTCGGCTACGGCCTGCCGTCCGACGCCCCCTCGCTGGGCGAACTGACGCTTCAGGCCAAGCAAAACCTGCAGGCGCCTTGGCTGGCCTTCACCTCCTTCACGGTCTTCGCCGTGATGCTGTCCCTGCTCGTCTTCATCTTCGAAGGCGTGCGGGATGCCTTCGACCCCAGAAAGACCTTCTCATGAGTGCCGTCCTTCAGGTGAAAGACCTGCGTGTCAGCTTCACGCAGGACGGCGCGACCACGCAGGCGGTCAAGGGTGTCAGCTTCGACGTGGGCCGCGGCGAGACCGTGGCACTGGTCGGCGAAAGCGGGTCCGGCAAGTCGGTGACGGCGCTGTCCACGGTGTCGCTTCTGGGCGAGTCCGCGCATGTCGAGGGCTCGGTGCTCTACGAGGGGCAAGAGATGATCGGCGCCGACGATGCCCGCCTGCGGCGGGTGCGCGGCAATGACATCAGCTTCATCTTCCAGGAGCCGATGACCTCTTTGAATCCGCTGCACACGCTGGAAAAGCAGATCGCGGAAAGCCTCGAACTGCACCGTGGGCTGAAGGGCGACGCCGCGCGCAAGCGGATCGTCGAACTGCTGACGCGCGTCGGCATCCGCGATCCCGAAAGTCGCCTGTCGGCCTATCCGCACCAGTTGTCGGGCGGGCAGCGCCAGCGGGTGATGATCGCCATGGCGCTGGCCAACGGCCCGGACCTGCTGATCGCGGACGAGCCGACGACGGCGCTGGACGTGACCATTCAGGCGCAGATCCTCGAGCTTCTGGCAGAACTCAAGCAGTCCGAGAACCTGTCCCTGCTGTTCATCACCCATGACCTCGGCATCGTGCGGCGGATCGCCGACCGGGTCTGCGTCATGAAGGACGGCGAGATCGTCGAGCAGGGCCCGACGAAAGAGATCTTCGACAACCCGCAGCACCCCTACACCATCAAGCTGCTCTCCGCCGAAAGCACCGGCACCCCCGACCCCGTCGAACCGGACGCCGAGGAAATCGCCCGCACGGACAAGCTGAAGATCTGGTTCCCGATCCAGCGCGGGCTGATGAAGCGCACGGTGGGCTACGTCAAGGCGGTCAACGAAGCCTCTATCGCCGTGCGGGCGGGCGAGACGGTGGGCATCGTCGGCGAAAGCGGGTCCGGCAAGACCACGCTGGCGCTGGCGATCATGCGGCTGATCGGATCGGAGGGCGGGATCACCTATCGCGGCGAGGATGTCCGCAAGTGGTCCACGCGCGAATTGCGGCGCCTGCGCTCCGAGATGCAGATCGTCTTTCAGGACCCCTATGGCTCTCTCAGCCCGCGCATGACCTGCGAGCAGATCATCGCAGAAGGGTTGCAGGTGCACGGCGCCCCGGACAACCGCCCGCACCGCGAACACGTGGCCGAGGTCATGGCAGAGGTCGGGCTGAACCCCGCCACCATGCACCGCTACCCGCATGAATTCAGCGGCGGGCAGCGCCAGCGCATCGCCATCGCGCGCGCCATGGTGTTGCGGCCCCGGCTGGTGGTGCTGGACGAACCCACCAGCGCACTGGACATGACGGTGCAGGTGCAGATCGTGGAGCTGTTGCGCGACCTTCAGCGCAAGTACGACCTTGCCTACCTCTTCATCAGCCACGACCTGAAGGTGGTGCGCGCGATGTCCCACAAGGTCATCGTGATGAAGCAGGGCGACGTGGTGGAATACGGCGCGGCCTCCGAGGTCTTCGATACGCCACGCACCGAGTACACGCAGACGCTGCTGGCCGCCGCGCTGGACAAGTCGCGCTGAGAGAGGGCGGCCCACCCGCCCCCTCTCAACCCCCTCGCTCCCTCCCCGGGATCAGGTCGCGATATCAGATGGCCGAGGAGTGCCCGGCCTTGCTGAGATCGTAGGCGTCGAAACTGCGCGCGATCATCCGTGTCAGGGGCCGCGCCTGCACGGGAACGAAAAGCCCGTCTCCGGTGACCTGCACCTGCCCCTTGAAGGCTGCCTCAGCCTGATGAAGCATGGCAAAGAGCGCATCCCGCGACAGGCTGAAATCGCGCAGGATCTCGGCCGCATTGATGCGGAAATCGCACATCAGCGCCTCGATCAGGCGGCCGCGCAGGCGGTCCTCGTCGGTGAAGACATGGCCCCGCGTGGTCGAGAAACGCCCCTCGCGGATCGCCGCGACATGGGCCGAGGTCGCCGGGGCGTTCTGCGCGAAGCCCTGCGGAAAGCGCGAGATCGATGAGGCGCCGAGGCCGATCAGCGCTGCGGCGGTATCATCGGTATAGCCCTGGAAGTTGCGCCTCAGCTTGCCGGTCTTCTGCGCCACGGCCAGCCCGTCCCCGGGCGCGGCAAAGTGGTCGATGCCAATCTCGGCGTAACCGTCCCAGACAAACAGCCG
This region of Ponticoccus alexandrii genomic DNA includes:
- a CDS encoding ABC transporter permease encodes the protein MSVHTTPPTPEDRPVAAEPVPGTTVAPKPPRGRFGLSPLNQRRWRNFKKNRRALWSLWIFSFLFGLSLFAEFIANDKPIVVSYRGETYMPIFNFYPETTFGGDFRTEAQYRDPEVQCLIVTGGIEDCFDDPEGLIVQADQGTVVSDDFQKGWMIWPLIPYSYKTPVERPGAAPLPPNVVSFGAHEGGFHYGLYPAAQRGDNLLGTDDTKRDVMARIIYGFRLSILYTLIVTTAASLLGIIAGALQGYFGGWLDLIFQRFIEIWSATPGLYIIIIMFAIFGRSFWLLVILAVVFGWTGLVGVVRAEFLRARNLEYVRAAKALGVSNWTIMFRHMLPNAMVATLTFLPFIITGTIGGLATLDYLGYGLPSDAPSLGELTLQAKQNLQAPWLAFTSFTVFAVMLSLLVFIFEGVRDAFDPRKTFS
- a CDS encoding ABC transporter ATP-binding protein → MSAVLQVKDLRVSFTQDGATTQAVKGVSFDVGRGETVALVGESGSGKSVTALSTVSLLGESAHVEGSVLYEGQEMIGADDARLRRVRGNDISFIFQEPMTSLNPLHTLEKQIAESLELHRGLKGDAARKRIVELLTRVGIRDPESRLSAYPHQLSGGQRQRVMIAMALANGPDLLIADEPTTALDVTIQAQILELLAELKQSENLSLLFITHDLGIVRRIADRVCVMKDGEIVEQGPTKEIFDNPQHPYTIKLLSAESTGTPDPVEPDAEEIARTDKLKIWFPIQRGLMKRTVGYVKAVNEASIAVRAGETVGIVGESGSGKTTLALAIMRLIGSEGGITYRGEDVRKWSTRELRRLRSEMQIVFQDPYGSLSPRMTCEQIIAEGLQVHGAPDNRPHREHVAEVMAEVGLNPATMHRYPHEFSGGQRQRIAIARAMVLRPRLVVLDEPTSALDMTVQVQIVELLRDLQRKYDLAYLFISHDLKVVRAMSHKVIVMKQGDVVEYGAASEVFDTPRTEYTQTLLAAALDKSR